From the genome of bacterium:
TTCAGGCCGCGTGCAAGGAGCCGGCCGCTTGCCGCCGCTGCCTCTTTGGCGCGCGGATCGAACCGAGGATGGAGCAGCATGTCAATCTGGCCGGGCTCAACGCGCAGCAGCGCCTCCTCTTTTGAGATGAGCCCCTCCCCCGCCATCTCCACGGCGATCTTAACCGCGGCCTGCGCCGTCCGCTTGCCGCTCCGCGTCTGCAGTATCCACAGGCGGCCGCGCTCGATCGTAAATTCCAAGTCTTGCACTTCCCTGTAGTGCCGCTCGAGCATCTCGCAGACGCCCAGGAACTCCTCGTAGGCCTTCGGAAGATCCTTGGCCAGTTCTGCAATCGGCTTGGGGTTGCGTATGCCTGCGACCACGTCCTCGCCCTGCGCGTTTATCAGGTACTCGCCGAACACGCCGCGCTCGCCGGTTGCCGGGTTGCGGGTGAACGCCACGCCGGTCCCGGAGTCTAACCCCATGTTGCCAAAAACCATGACCTGCACGTTCACGGCGGTGCCCAAGTCGTGGGCGATCCCGTGGAAGTTGCGGTAGTCAACAGCCCGCTTGCCCTGCCAGGAGTTGAACACCGCCAGGATCGCCATCCGGAGTTGCTCGCGCGGGTTCTGCGGGAACTCGGTGCCCCGCTCGGTCTTGATCAGGCGACGGAAATCGTCGGCGATTCCGCGGAGGTCGTCCGCACCCAGGTCGGTGTCCTCAACTACCCGCCTGCGCGCCTTGACGCGCTGGATGATGTGCTCAAACTTCTCCCCGGGGATGCCCAGGACGGTCTTCCCAAACATCTGGATCAACCGGCGGTAGGCATCGCGGACGAAGCGCTCGTTACCCGTCTGTTGGACCAAACCCTCGAGGGTTCGGTCGTTCAGGCCCAGGTTGAGTACCGTGTCCATCATCCCGGGCATGCTGAAGACCGCGCCCGACCGCACCGAAACCAGCAGCGGGTTGGCGGAATCTCCGAAGCGTTTGCCCACCTTCTCCTCGATGGCGCGCATCCGCGCCCACACCTCGTCCAGCAACCCGGCAGGAATCTTCCGCCCCGTCCGCATGTACTGCACGCAGGCCTTCGTGTTGATGGTGAATCCGGGGGGCACCGGCAGGCCCACGCGGCACATCTCGGCCAGCCCGGCCCCCTTGCCGCCCAACAACTCGCGCATCGAAGCGTCGCCTTCCTCGAAGAGCTGCGTCCACCGCAACTCGGCGGCCGCGGCCTTTCTTGCTGCTGCCATCTACTCTCACTCCCTTCTAGATCACGAGCACACTGAAGTCGGCGATCCTCTTGAAACTGCCGGACACCATTTCCAACAGGGCCAGGCGGTTCTCGCGGAGCACCGGATCGGGCGCGTTCACGAGCACCTTGTCGAAGAAACCGTCTATTGAGTCTGCCATGGCCGCGATCTCCTCCAGGGCCAGCGAGTAGTGCCTGGAGTCCGCGGCCTCCGTCAACCTGGGATGGGCCCGGCACCACGCACGGTGGAGCTCGATCTCCGCCGGCTCCGCGAGCAGCTCCTCCCGGAACTCCCTCGGAACCCCCGTGCCCGCTTGAATCAGGATGCGGTGAACCCTCAGGTAGCCCGTCGCAAGAAGCGACATCGCGGGTAGCGAGCGGAACTCGTGCAGAGAGCGCGCGCGGGCGACGAGATCGGGAACGTCATCGGCACCCACCGCGGCCACCGCGTTGATCGTATCGTAGGCGATGCCATCGTCGACCAGCATGCCCTGGAGCCGCTGTCGCACGATTCTTAGGCAGGTTTCCACGGCTTGGGCGCGGGCCTCATCCGGCGCGTTGAACATCAGGGCGGCCTGGTCGAACAACTGTCGAAGGGAGATCGTCAGGCCCCCTTCCCGGAGGACGGCCGTAACCCCGGCCGCGGCCCGACGGAGGCCGTGGGGATCCTGGGATCCGCTGGGTTCAAGTCCGGCCAGTACGGCGCCGGCCAGCAGCACTGCGCGGTCGGCCACCGACAGCAGCGCCCCTGGTATGCTGCGCGGCAGGTCCGCGCCGGCGCCCCTGGGGCCGTAGTGCTCCAGAACGGCAGCTGCGACTCCTGCGGTCTCGCCTCTCTCCTTCGCGTAGATGCCTCCGATCGTACCCTGTAGCTCCGGAAACTCCCTCACAAGGGACGTTGTCAGATCGGCCTTGCACAGCTCCGCGGCCCGATCCAACGTGTGGCGGTCCTGCTCCGAGATGCCGGCGGCACCGGCCAGCCATCCGGCCAGGCGGCGCACCCGCGCCACATGGTCGGCCATCGTCCCCAGCCCCGTGATGTGGGCGATGCGGACCAGTGCCTCGTTCCATTGCTCGAAGCCACCCCGGCGGTCTTCCTCCAGAAAGAACCGTGCGTCCTGGAGCCGGGCCCGCACCACCCACTCGTGGCCGGTGCGCACCGTGTCCAGGTGGGAACTCCCACCGTCCCGAACCGTGACGAACGCGGGCATCAGGGCGCCCGAGCCATCCACGATGCCGAAACACTTCTGATGGTGCTGCAGCGTCACCAGGACCACGACGGGCGGCAGCGCCGCGACAAGTGCCGGATCAAACGTCCCAAGCACCGGGGTGGGGTGCTCGGTGGACCACACCAGCTCATCGAGGAGCGCCGGGTCAAGCACCGGCCGGCCGCCCATGGCGCCGGCCAGCGCGGTGGCGCCGCCGGCTATGCGGGCGCGCCGCTCCTCCTGGGACAGCACAACGTACGCCTGCCTCGCGGTGTCTTCGTAGGCAGCCGCCTCCCGGACGGTGAGTGGGCCAGGTGTCAGGAAACGGTGCCCGGCGGTGCGCCGCCCTGCCCGGATGCCGGCGATCTCCAGCGGGATAACCCGTCCATCCAGCAGGGCAACAACCCACCTAATGGGGCGGCCGAAGCGGAAACCGTGCGCCGCCCACCGCATCGTCTTGGGGAACGAGAGGCCCGCCACCAGGCGCGGCAACAGCTCGCCGAGAACATCCGTTGCCTGGCGCCCCGCCTCCCGCACCTCGGCAACCACGTACCGGCCGCCTTGGACCTCTAGCACCCGTAAGGACTCCACCGGAACTCCCTGGGACCGTGCAAATCCCAGTGCCGCATGCGTGGGCTGCCCCGCCGCATCGTAGGCGACCCTGGCCGCGGGACCGCGCACCTGGGCGACCAAGTCGCGCTGCAAGGTACCTAGTCCGTCTGCAATCAGCACGAGTCGGCGCAGCGTGCCGGTGGTATGCACACGTTCGGCGTCCAGCCGCGCGTCCGCCAGCGCGGTCGTCGCGTCGCGCTGCAACTGCTCCAGCGCAGGGCGCACCGCTGCCGGTGGAAGCTCCTCGGTCCCGATCTCCAGGAGCAGCCGATCTGAGGAAGACCGCGCTACGGCGGATCGCCTACTCACCGTTCGGCTCCTTCGTGTCTGCCGCCGTGATCTGCCGCAGATAGACGGACGCGCATGCCCGGGCCAGCGCGCGCGTCCGGCTCATCAGCTCGACGCGCTGGGCCACCCCAACCGCGCCCCGGGCGTCGAGCAGGTTGAAAAGATGGGAGCACTTGAGCACCGCATCGTAAGCCGGCAGGACCAACGGGATATCGAGCAGACGGCGGGCGTCGGCCTCATGCGCCTCGAACAGGGCACGCAGCATTGTGGCATCCCCGTGCTCAAATCCGTAGGCCGAGTGCTGCCGCTCCTCCTCGCGGCGGAGCGACCCATAGGTCACGCCGGGAGCCCAGGTCAGATCGAATACCGACGCCTTGCGCTGCAGGAACATGGCCAGCCGTTCCAGGCCGTAGGTCAACTCGACCGAGATGAGATCCAGATCGAGCCCTCCCATCTGCTGGAAGTAGGTGAACTGGGTGATCTCCTGACCGTCCAGGAACACCTGCCAGCCCACACCCCACGCGCCCAGCGTGGGAGCTTCCCAGTCGTCTTCGAGGAAGCGGACGTCGTGATGGTCCAGCCGCAGGCCCAGCCGCTCCAGGCTGGCCAGGTAGAGCGCCTGCACCCGATCGGGCGCGGGCTTGAGAATCACCTGGTACTGGTAGTGCTTGTACAACCGGTTGGGGTTCTCGCCGTAGCGTCCGTCCACAGGTCGCCGGCTGGGCTGAACATACGCCACGCGCCAGGGCTGGGGCCCCAGGGTGCGGAGGAACGTGGCCGGATGTAGCGTGCCGGCGCCCACCTCGACGTCGTACGCTTCCTCCAACACGCAGCCCTCCCGCGCCCAGAACCGGTCCAGAGCGAGGGTCATCTCCTGGAAGTTGAGTGCCTGCGTGCGCTTTGCCATTGGCATGCACAAGAAGAGAGCCCCGTCTCAGGGACGGAGGCTCCGCGGTTCCACCCTGATTCCCTGGGCGGCCTGATACCCCGAGCCGCACCTGTTCGCACCGTCGTACAGATGCGGCTGCGTGGAATACTTCGCTATTCTATCAATCGCACTGGATCGGGTCAACGCGCCTAGCCGATACCCAGCGGCTCCTCGTCGCGGGAGCACCGGCGAATTGAGGGAACCGGGAGGGCCGAAACCACCGCGGCGGCGGCGAACGCCACCAACCCCGCAACCGCCCACGACATCGGCAGCTCGATCACGTCCGACTCCGTCTTGAGGCGCACAACGGAAGCCGCCCCGGGCTGGACCACGCCGCGGGCTTCGGCAAGGGCAGCGCCCAGGTCTATGATTGCCTTCCGCGCCCGGTCGAGATCAATGTCCATGCGGGTACCTCCTCTCTACTCAACCGCTCAACCACGCTGACTATACCACAGAGAGCGCTCGAACGACCGCGGGAGATCGCAATCGGGTCTCCCAACACGCCTCCGCGTAGCCAAATAGCAGCCCGGCCACAGCGGACCGCACCACGGAGGGGGGCACCAGGCGGCGGACCGCAGACGGCTGCGCATCGAGCAGGAACCGCAGAAGGGCCAGCGCAGCTGCCCCTACCGGGATCGCGCGGGGATCCGCGGATCCGCAGGCGGCGTGCACGCACCCACCCAGCACATTGCTCCAGGCGGCGGCGCCGCGTACACGCTGGCCGCAGGCCGGGCAGCGACTCACCGTGGGACGGTGGCCTGTGAGTGCGAGCAGCCTGGCGGCAAACCACAAACCGGCGCACTCGTGGCCGCCTCCCAGCAGGGTCAGGGCGTCGCGCAGCAGCCCGTAGACGTCGGGGTGCGGGTGCCTCTCCGCCAGGGCGCGGTCCGCCATCTCAAGCACCACGGCTGCGTAGCCCATGCGTTCGAGATCGTTCCGGAGAGCGGCATGGGCATCGAGCACCTCCACCTGGGAGACCACGTCGAGCGTACGGCCTTCTGCCACCAGCGCGCGAAACCGCGTCGGAGGCTCCAGGCGGCCGCCCAGCCGGCTGCGGGGACGCCGCGCGCCCCTGGCCACGAGCACAAGCTTGCCCCGGTCCCGGGAAAGAACCGTAACGAGCCGGTCCGCCTCCCCCAGGTTGCGACGGCGCAGGACGACGGCCTCTATCTTGTAAAGCCCCATTCCTTAGAAGCTCTTCACAAGTAGCATCACGGTCAGTAGGACGAGCAGCACCGTTGTCGTACCGGCTATGAGGTTGGCGCCACGGCTGTTCACCCGGCTCCCCATGAGGCGCCGGTCGTTGACAAGGCGCAGGATGATCACGAGCACCGCCGGCAAGAGGATGCCGTTGAGCGCCTGCGACGCAACCATTACCGGAACGAGGGGCAGCCCCGGCCACAGGACGACGAGCGCGCTGCCGGCCAGCACCGCGAGAAACAGGCCGTAGAATATGGGCGCCTGCGAAAAGGAACGGTCCAGACCGGCCTCCCAACCGAAGGCCTCGCACACCGCGTAGGCGGTGGACAAGGGGATGATCGCAACCGAGAAAATGGCGGCGTTGAGCAGACCCAAGGCAAACAGGAGGGAAGCATACTCCCCGGCCAGCGGGGCCAGGGCACGCGCCGCGTCCTCGGCCCGCTCCACCTGGATGCCATGAGGGAAGAGCGTGGCAGCGGTGGCGACGATGATCGAGCCCGCGACCAGCGCGGTGATGAGCGCTCCCAGCGTCACGTCCACGCGCTCCAGACGAAGGTCGTCCGCGGTCAAACCCTTGTCCACCACCGATGACTGGTGGTAGAACTGCATCCACGGCGCTATGGTCGTACCTATCAACGCGACCAGCAGGAACACGTATTCGGGCCCGGGCCGCCAGGTGGGCACCACCGCGGAGCGCAATGCCGTGCCCCAATCCGGACGGGCCAGCACGGCTGAGACGACATACAGCACGTACATAGCGGACGCGCCCAGGAAGATGCGTTCAACCAGCCGGTAGCCCCCGCGCAACACCAGAACGGCCACTGCCACCGTCACGATCGGAACGCCCACCATGCGCGGCAGCCGGAAGATCTCCAGGCTACCGGCCACGCCCGCGAAGTTCCCGATCGTATTGGCCACGTTGGCCAGCAACAGCGCGCCCATGATCGCGGCGGCCGCCCGGATCCCGAACTGCTCGCGTATGAGGTCGGCCAGTCCCATGCCGGTCACCGCGCCCATGCGCGCCACCATCTCCTGGATGACGATCAGGGCGATCAAGGCGACCGGAAGGGACCAGAGCAGGGCGTAGCCAAAATGGGCGCCGGCGGTCGAGTACGTGGCGATGCCGTTGGCATCGTTGTCCACGGCCGCGGTGATTATCCCGGGGCCCGCCACCGTGAGGAACAGCGCGAGGCCCATCCAGCGGCGTCTGAGCCAGGGCAAGCCCGCCTACCTCCGCCGCAGTCTGCGGAGACGTTCCAAGCGTCGCGGCATTCGCCCGCCCAGGCGCTCGGCCAGGAGATCCATGACGTCGTCCACCAGAACGGTGCCTAGGAGGCGGTCCTCGGCGTCCAGCACCGGTACGGCCAGGAGATCGTACTTTATCAGCAACGCCGCGGCCGCCTCATCGCTCTCGTCCGAGCGCACCGCTATCACCTCGGGAGAGACGATCTCGATCACAGGGGTCTGCGGGTCAGCGATGAGCAGCCCCCTCAGCGAGAGAACACCCGCCAGCTTTCCGGCGGCGTCAACCACGTACATGTAGTAGATCGACTCGGCGTCAGGGGCCATCTCGCGGAGGTGAGCAATCGCCTGGCCCGCGGAGAAGGAGTCCGGTATGGCGATGAAGTTGGGCGTCATGCGCCCACCAGACGATGTCGGCGGGTAGGCGAGCAGCCGGGTGACCTCGGCGCCGGCTTCGGGCTCCATACGGACTATCAGGTCTGAGGCGGTCTCCGCGGGAAGCTCCGCCAGCGCGTCCGCGGCCTCGTCGGGCTCCATCTCCTCCAGGATATCCGAAGCCCGCTCCGCCGGCAGCGACCGCAGGATGTTGGCCTGTACCTCGGGCTCGGCCTCCTCCAGCACCTCGGCCGCATCCTCCTGGCTCAGGGCCGACATGACCTCCATGCGCTCTTCCCGATCCATCTCGGTCAGCAGCTCTGCCAGATCGGCCGGGTGGATTGCCTCCAACCGCTCCCTAGAGATGCGCAGCTTCAGGGGTGTGACCGGTCCGCCCAGCGCGGCCACGACGGTCCACGGCAAGACGTGGTCGGCGAGCGGGCGTCCAAGTCTACGCAGCATGGACCGTACTGCGCCCTCTGCGCCCAGGCGGCGTAGAAGACCGCTCAGCCCTACGTCCACGCCGGTCAGGTGAAGCTCGCCGTCGCCTGGGGAGAGAAACAGGTCGTTGACCTTCACGATCCGCAGGCCGTGGGTGTCCACCACCTGCTTGTCCAGCAGGGCTTCCCTCAGGGGAATCTCGTCGGGCTGCAGGGGGCGCGGGCTGAGGGCGGCCCGTGCGGTGGCGAGCGTGATCGTGGGTTCCAGTGTGCGGACCGCGCTCCAGGGAATCAGCGCGACGCGAGGACGATCTGCGTCAAGCAGTAGGCCGACGATGCGCGGACGTGTCGGATGGACCTCCGCGGCCAGGTCTGCCAGACGCCCCAGCACGAAGCCGTCGGCATCCTGCACCCGCCTGCCCAGCAACCGGCTGAAGGGTATGGATGTGACATGCAAGGGGAGGCTCCTGCGTTGCTTCGTTTGCGCTCATGGAACACCCCACTCAGCCTTTGACTAAATATACGGGCAGCCGTAGAGGATCGTCAAGGAAGGGCGG
Proteins encoded in this window:
- the glyS gene encoding glycine--tRNA ligase subunit beta; the encoded protein is MSRRSAVARSSSDRLLLEIGTEELPPAAVRPALEQLQRDATTALADARLDAERVHTTGTLRRLVLIADGLGTLQRDLVAQVRGPAARVAYDAAGQPTHAALGFARSQGVPVESLRVLEVQGGRYVVAEVREAGRQATDVLGELLPRLVAGLSFPKTMRWAAHGFRFGRPIRWVVALLDGRVIPLEIAGIRAGRRTAGHRFLTPGPLTVREAAAYEDTARQAYVVLSQEERRARIAGGATALAGAMGGRPVLDPALLDELVWSTEHPTPVLGTFDPALVAALPPVVVLVTLQHHQKCFGIVDGSGALMPAFVTVRDGGSSHLDTVRTGHEWVVRARLQDARFFLEEDRRGGFEQWNEALVRIAHITGLGTMADHVARVRRLAGWLAGAAGISEQDRHTLDRAAELCKADLTTSLVREFPELQGTIGGIYAKERGETAGVAAAVLEHYGPRGAGADLPRSIPGALLSVADRAVLLAGAVLAGLEPSGSQDPHGLRRAAAGVTAVLREGGLTISLRQLFDQAALMFNAPDEARAQAVETCLRIVRQRLQGMLVDDGIAYDTINAVAAVGADDVPDLVARARSLHEFRSLPAMSLLATGYLRVHRILIQAGTGVPREFREELLAEPAEIELHRAWCRAHPRLTEAADSRHYSLALEEIAAMADSIDGFFDKVLVNAPDPVLRENRLALLEMVSGSFKRIADFSVLVI
- a CDS encoding glycine--tRNA ligase subunit alpha, which encodes MAKRTQALNFQEMTLALDRFWAREGCVLEEAYDVEVGAGTLHPATFLRTLGPQPWRVAYVQPSRRPVDGRYGENPNRLYKHYQYQVILKPAPDRVQALYLASLERLGLRLDHHDVRFLEDDWEAPTLGAWGVGWQVFLDGQEITQFTYFQQMGGLDLDLISVELTYGLERLAMFLQRKASVFDLTWAPGVTYGSLRREEERQHSAYGFEHGDATMLRALFEAHEADARRLLDIPLVLPAYDAVLKCSHLFNLLDARGAVGVAQRVELMSRTRALARACASVYLRQITAADTKEPNGE
- the recO gene encoding DNA repair protein RecO, with amino-acid sequence MGLYKIEAVVLRRRNLGEADRLVTVLSRDRGKLVLVARGARRPRSRLGGRLEPPTRFRALVAEGRTLDVVSQVEVLDAHAALRNDLERMGYAAVVLEMADRALAERHPHPDVYGLLRDALTLLGGGHECAGLWFAARLLALTGHRPTVSRCPACGQRVRGAAAWSNVLGGCVHAACGSADPRAIPVGAAALALLRFLLDAQPSAVRRLVPPSVVRSAVAGLLFGYAEACWETRLRSPAVVRALSVV
- a CDS encoding divalent metal cation transporter; translation: MPWLRRRWMGLALFLTVAGPGIITAAVDNDANGIATYSTAGAHFGYALLWSLPVALIALIVIQEMVARMGAVTGMGLADLIREQFGIRAAAAIMGALLLANVANTIGNFAGVAGSLEIFRLPRMVGVPIVTVAVAVLVLRGGYRLVERIFLGASAMYVLYVVSAVLARPDWGTALRSAVVPTWRPGPEYVFLLVALIGTTIAPWMQFYHQSSVVDKGLTADDLRLERVDVTLGALITALVAGSIIVATAATLFPHGIQVERAEDAARALAPLAGEYASLLFALGLLNAAIFSVAIIPLSTAYAVCEAFGWEAGLDRSFSQAPIFYGLFLAVLAGSALVVLWPGLPLVPVMVASQALNGILLPAVLVIILRLVNDRRLMGSRVNSRGANLIAGTTTVLLVLLTVMLLVKSF
- a CDS encoding CBS domain-containing protein; the protein is MHVTSIPFSRLLGRRVQDADGFVLGRLADLAAEVHPTRPRIVGLLLDADRPRVALIPWSAVRTLEPTITLATARAALSPRPLQPDEIPLREALLDKQVVDTHGLRIVKVNDLFLSPGDGELHLTGVDVGLSGLLRRLGAEGAVRSMLRRLGRPLADHVLPWTVVAALGGPVTPLKLRISRERLEAIHPADLAELLTEMDREERMEVMSALSQEDAAEVLEEAEPEVQANILRSLPAERASDILEEMEPDEAADALAELPAETASDLIVRMEPEAGAEVTRLLAYPPTSSGGRMTPNFIAIPDSFSAGQAIAHLREMAPDAESIYYMYVVDAAGKLAGVLSLRGLLIADPQTPVIEIVSPEVIAVRSDESDEAAAALLIKYDLLAVPVLDAEDRLLGTVLVDDVMDLLAERLGGRMPRRLERLRRLRRR